A genomic segment from Laspinema palackyanum D2c encodes:
- a CDS encoding DNA-directed RNA polymerase subunit alpha, giving the protein MAQFQIECVESNTERDQSQYGKFLLEPLERGQGTTVGNALRRVLLSNLEGTAVSAVRIAGVNHEFATIDGVREDVLEILLNMKEVVLKSYSPQPQIGRLLVQGPATVTAGRFDLPSEVESMDPNQYIATVAEGSTLEMEFRVEKGKGYRAVDRSRDENAALDFLLIDAVFMPVRKVNYSVEDARVGGSLEKDRLIMEIWTNGSISPQEALSQSASILVDLFSPLKDITIESMLEESPTEADPTSQIPIEELQLSVRAYNCLKRAQINSVADLLDYSQEDLLEIKNFGQKSAEEVIEALQKRLGITLPQEKSAKTST; this is encoded by the coding sequence GTGGCGCAGTTTCAGATTGAGTGTGTAGAGTCAAACACCGAAAGAGACCAGTCCCAGTATGGCAAATTCTTACTGGAACCGTTAGAACGGGGTCAAGGCACAACGGTAGGGAATGCCCTGCGCAGAGTGCTACTTTCTAACTTGGAAGGGACAGCCGTAAGCGCCGTCCGAATTGCCGGTGTCAATCATGAGTTTGCCACAATTGATGGCGTCCGAGAAGATGTTCTGGAAATTTTACTGAACATGAAGGAAGTCGTCCTCAAAAGCTACTCACCGCAACCGCAAATCGGACGATTACTGGTTCAAGGTCCTGCAACGGTAACGGCAGGTCGGTTTGATTTACCCTCAGAGGTCGAGTCGATGGATCCCAACCAGTATATAGCCACCGTTGCCGAGGGTTCTACCTTAGAAATGGAATTTCGGGTGGAAAAGGGCAAAGGATATCGAGCAGTGGACCGGAGTCGAGATGAAAACGCGGCTTTAGACTTTCTGTTGATAGATGCTGTATTTATGCCCGTTCGCAAGGTCAACTACAGTGTTGAAGATGCACGGGTAGGCGGCTCTTTGGAGAAAGACCGATTGATCATGGAAATCTGGACCAATGGCTCAATTTCGCCCCAAGAGGCGTTGAGTCAATCGGCCAGCATCCTAGTGGATCTGTTTTCTCCACTCAAAGATATCACGATCGAGTCAATGCTCGAAGAATCGCCGACCGAAGCCGACCCGACCAGTCAAATTCCGATTGAAGAATTGCAACTTTCCGTGCGAGCTTACAACTGTCTCAAACGGGCGCAAATTAACTCAGTCGCTGATCTACTCGACTACAGTCAAGAAGATCTCTTAGAAATCAAAAACTTCGGTCAAAAGTCGGCAGAAGAAGTCATCGAAGCATTGCAAAAGCGCTTAGGGATTACCTTGCCCCAAGAAAAGTCAGCTAAAACCAGCACTTAA
- the rplQ gene encoding 50S ribosomal protein L17, with product MRHRCRVPLLGKPADQRKALLRALTTELLRHGRITTTKVRAKAVRSEAERMITLAKDGSLPARRQAMGYVYDKQLVHALFEKAQERYGNRQGGYTRIMRTVSRRGDNADMAIIELV from the coding sequence ATGCGCCACCGTTGTCGCGTTCCCCTATTAGGTAAGCCTGCCGATCAGCGTAAAGCTTTGCTCAGAGCGCTGACTACAGAGCTACTTCGTCATGGTCGCATCACGACCACTAAAGTTCGAGCTAAAGCCGTTCGCTCCGAAGCTGAACGGATGATTACCTTAGCCAAAGATGGGTCCTTACCCGCTCGTCGTCAAGCGATGGGTTATGTGTATGATAAACAGCTCGTTCATGCCCTGTTTGAAAAAGCTCAAGAGAGATATGGAAATCGCCAAGGCGGTTACACTCGAATCATGAGAACGGTTTCCCGCAGAGGAGACAATGCCGACATGGCAATTATCGAGCTAGTCTAA